In Cutaneotrichosporon cavernicola HIS019 DNA, chromosome: 1, one DNA window encodes the following:
- a CDS encoding uncharacterized protein (AMP-binding enzyme C-terminal domain) has translation MSPAPVIYTSEHRVPSLPRLGLFEYLFPAEPVFDSSLPAFIDGIDGRQITRAGLEDEALRLASGLRAIGLKRGDRACIWGLNSLEWVRAAYGCLAAGIVVTPANFAYEPSELAHQLNNSGSKLIFIAPDLVDKFNRTRPLLQRAFPDTHVVLLATEQDKPVPARYKVVTELYRGRAKVEKFTGAQTDATTWMCYSSGTTGLPKGVETTHWNLTSQLQACNIACEPLGPGDKMIAYLPFSHIYGTTNSLFQPLSVGAAAVVLPRFEETNALRAIEKYRVKHGLIVPPIVITLYNSPNLDKYDLTCLRSVCSAAAPLGPDLIAAFQKRLPSVKVTQCYGLSETSPLITALTRDEVERAPPASIGRLLPTFEARIVDSDGQDVPDGERGELWVRSPSVMKGYHRNPVATTGTMEGDYFKTGDVVVRSPDGYFRVVDRVKELIKYKGFQVPPAELEALLLTHPRIADAAVVGVYDASQASELPTAYVTVRDRENLDPAAFDRDIQEWVAARVARHKRLGGGVFVIDEIPKSAAGKLLRRRLRDRAQADRDARKGVAGSKAKL, from the coding sequence ATGTCGCCCGCGCCAGTCATCTACACGTCGGAACACCGAGTACCGTCGCTTCCGCGCTTGGGCCTCTTTGAGTACCTCTTTCCCGCCGAGCCGGTGTTCGACAGCTCACTGCCGGCGTTCATCGACGGGATTGACGGGCGGCAAATCACGCGCGCTGGGCTCGAAGACGAGGCACTCCGCCTTGCGTCGGGGCTGCGCGCCATCGGGCtcaagcgcggcgacaGGGCGTGCATCTGGGGCTTGAACTCGTTGGAATGGGTGCGCGCAGCGTACGGTtgcctcgccgccggcatTGTGGTGACACCTGCCAACTTTGCGTACGAACCGAGCGAGCTCGCACACCAGCTCAACAACTCGGGCAGCAAGCTCATCTTCATTGCCCCCGATCTCGTAGACAAGTTCAACCGCACGCGTCCGCTGCTGCAGCGTGCCTTCCCCGACACGCATGTCGTGCTCCTCGCTACTGAACAGGACAAACCCGTGCCTGCACGCTACAAGGTCGTCACGGAGCTGTACAGGGGCCGGGCCAAGGTTGAGAAGTTCACTGGCGCGCAGACGGACGCAACGACATGGATGTGCTACTCCTCTGGCACGACGGGGTTGCCCAAGGGCGTCGAGACGACTCACTGGAACCTCACGAGTCAGTTGCAGGCGTGCAACATTGCGTGCGAGCCCCTCGGGCCTGGTGACAAGATGATCGCCTACCTCCCATTCAGTCATATCTACGGCACGACGAACTCGCTCTTCCAGCCACTGTCTgttggcgcggcggccgtcgtcctcccgCGCTTCGAGGAGACGAACGCGCTCCGCGCGATCGAAAAGTACCGCGTCAAGCATGGCCTCATCGTCCCTCCTATCGTGATCACGCTGTACAACTcgcccaacctcgacaagtACGACCTGACGTGCTTGCGCAGCGTGTGCTCGGCAGCTGCACCCCTCGGACCGGACCTCATCGCCGCCTTCCAGAAGCGCCTGCCTTCCGTCAAAGTGACGCAGTGTTACGGTCTCTCTGAGACGTCGCCGCTCATCACCGCGCTgacgcgcgacgaggtagagcgcgcgccgccagcctccatcggccgcctccttcccaccTTTGAGGCGCGCATCGTCGACTCGGACGGGCAAGACGTgcccgacggcgagcgaggcgagcTCTGGGTCCGCTCACCCTCGGTCATGAAGGGATACCACCGCAACCCAGTCGCAACTACCGGCACCATGGAGGGCGACTACTTCAAGACCGgcgatgtcgtcgtccgctCACCAGACGGATACTTCCGCGTAGTGGACCgtgtcaaggagctcatcAAGTACAAGGGCTTCCAGGTGCCgccggccgagctcgaggcgctcctcctcacgcACCCGCGTATCGCagacgccgccgtcgtggGCGTGTACGACGCTTCGCAGGCGAGCGAGTTGCCTACCGCTTATGTCACCGTCCGCGACAGGGAGAACCTGGACCCCGCGGCGTTCGACCGTGATATTCAGGAGTGGGTTGctgcgcgcgtcgcgagACACAAGCGCCTCGGAGGCGGCGTGTTCGTTATCGACGAGATTCCTAAGAGTGCAGCTGgcaagctcctccgccgGCGGCTGCGCGACCGTGCACAGGCCGATCGCGATGCGCGGAAGGGCGTGGCCGGAagcaaggccaagctgtAA
- a CDS encoding uncharacterized protein (WH1 domain) has protein sequence MAPSGLLSAEDKAKVKKAIPTSSSSNKIITAAVARVYYAKPDSSTWNYGGATGALAFVADKAKGGLWFRIVDLSSGRGVVWEHELPNEIEYNADKPFFHTWASGDAMIAFVFPSEPEAHEFYKKVANRAKYAHKVNRRDEGSGGGSEKKSFAQRIKGRLDKSIISGPKDGSFKHVAHMGFDSEKGFTSSGVDPSWQILLEQLTMRGVSEADIKNNENFIKDFVESQGGIDNALAMTAAQPIPEQPKPKRGPPPPPTSRRKPAPAAPPPRAPPSEPSAPTPPPPPRAPPARPAPVRTPSPPPPPPPPARHAPPVAAPPPPPPPPPPPPPPPPPPPGRSTPTAPPPPPPPPPGRTAPIAPPPPPPPPPGRSGPPPPPPPPPAAAATAAPPLPKAEGGRSALLAAIQGQGVHKLKKVDDSEKHISPMAAGGAAVAGAAGGAAVAAAASPPEGGGLASSLAAALAQRKQDLGDSDEEDESDSDWD, from the exons aTGGCCCCTTCAggcctcctctccgcaGAGGATAAGGCAAAGGTCAAAAAGGCTATACCCacctccagctcctccaaCAAGATCATCACCGCTGCTGTCGCCCGAGTATACTATGCAAAGCCCGACTCGTCGAC ATGGAACTATGGCGGGGCAACAGGTGCGCTAGCGTtcgtcgccgacaaggccaagggtGGACTGTGGTTCCGTATCGTCGACCTCTCC TCGGGCCGCGGTGTCGTCTGGGAACACGAGTTGCCCAACGAGATCGAGTACAACGCCGACAAGCCGTTCTTTCACACCTGGGCGTCTGGG GACGCCATGATCGCTTTCGTCTTCCCTTCGGAGCCAGAGGCCCACGAGTTCTACAAAAAGGTCGCGAACCGGGCCAAGTACGCCCACAAGGTCAACCGCAGAGACGaaggcagcggcggcggcagcgagaAGAAGTCGTTCGCGCAGCGCATCAAgggccgcctcgacaaAAGTATCATCTCCGGTCCAAAGGACGGGTCGTTCAAGCATGTTGCGCACATGGGCTTCGACTCTGAGAAGGGATTCACGTCCTCGGGTGTTGACCCAAGCTGGCAGATTCTACTTGAGCAGCTCACGATGCGCGGTGTTTCTGAGGCCGACATCAAAAACAACGAGAACTTCATCAAAGACTTCGTTGAGAGCCAGGGTGGTATCGACAAT GCGCTGGCGATGACGGCCGCTCAACCCATCCCCGAACAGCCCAAGCCGAAGAGAGGAccgccccctcctccaacgTCTCGACGCAAGCCAGCGcctgctgctcctcctccccgtGCGCCACCAAGCGAGCCGTCAGCACCaacgcctcctcctcctcctcgggcCCCACCCGCCCGCCCCGCTCCCGTCCGCACtccctctccgccgcccccgccaccacctccgGCGCGGCATGCCCCGCCCGTCGCtgctcctccccctcctccccctcctcctcctcctcctccaccaccaccaccaccccctccTGGGCGCTCCACACCCaccgctcctcctccgcccccaccccctcctcccggACGCACCGCTCCCATcgccccacctccccctccacctcctcctcctggccgCTCCGGCCCGCCcccaccgccacctcccCCGCCTGCAGCGGCAGCGACCGCCGCACCACCCCTTCCGAAGGCCGAAGGTGGGCGGTCCGCActcctcgccgcgatcCAAGGTCAGGGCGTGcacaagctcaagaaggtcGACGACTCGGAGAAGCACATCTCTCCCATGGCTGCAGGTGGTGCCGCTGTGGCCGGCGccgcaggcggcgcggctgTCGCTGCTGCCGCTTCGCCACCGGAGGGTGGCGGCCTCGCTTCGTCgctggccgccgccctggCGCAGCGTAAGCAGGACCTCGGagactcggacgaggaggacgagtcggACAGCGATTGGGACTAG
- the ALG1 gene encoding uncharacterized protein (Glycosyl transferases group 1) codes for MAYLENGLCSNSWLVLAVFGGLASIPLGCMALYARQVEKRPWKHKTATVLVLGDIGRSPRMMYHAESLAKAGWDTYMVGYGDTAPIPSLLETPRVHFLHLWNPPKLVMKLPWIVRAPIRILYQIVSVVYLCVFAIPCNTQIFLVQNPPAIPTLLLSQIISETTRSKLIIDWHNTGYSILALRLGSDSRIVKWAKAFERKFGKRAYCHLFVTRALEEYLTREWHLEGRTAVLHDRPPSQFRRTEMITQLNLFRRIAPTITPPAPEWLHSPNIRNTSFTELTPSGVKLREDRPVFMVSSTSWTADEDFGLLLEALDMYQTRKSSPEGKSLPRVMLIITGRGPLRKPFVKQVAERENSGKWPDVVVRCMFVSARDYPLLLGCGDLGISMHQSSSGRDLPMKVVDMFGCGVPVLARGFACVDELVKDGINGRIFNTSTELADQLIDTLDGFPHAPKLEALDQYFTQRAGVSTPMRRVTRPGVEEEWSTWDENWDAVMRRGVLDFKRW; via the exons ATGGCTTACTTGGAAAATGGCCTCTGCTCAAACTCATGGCTCGTACTCGCCGTCTTTGGAGGCCTCGCCTCCATCCCACTAGGCTGCATGGCCCTTTACGCTCGCCAAGTCGAAAAGAGGCCTTGGAAACACAAGACAGCCaccgtccttgtccttggcgaTATCGGCCGCTCCCCACGAATGATGTACCACGCAGAGAGCTTAGCCAAGGCCGGCTGGGACACGTACATGGTCGGCTATGGCG acaCGGCTCCAATTCCATCGCTCTTAGAGACACCACGCGTCCACTTCCTCCATCTCTGGAACCCGCCCAAGCTGGTCATGAAGCTCCCTTGGATCGTCCGGGCGCCTATCCGGATCCTCTACCAGATCGTATCGGTCGTGTACCTCTGCGTCTTTGCGATCCCTTGCAATACCCAGATCTTCCTCGTGCAG AACCCTCCGGCCATCCCCACACTTCTCCTCTCCCAAATCATCTCCGAGACTACCCGGTCCAAGCTCATCATTGACTGGCACAACACGGGATATTCTATCCTCGCACTGCGTCTCGGATCAGACTCCCGCATCGTCAAATGGGCCAAGGC CTTCGAGCGCAAGTTTGGCAAGCGCGCGTACTGCCATCTCTTCGTCACTCGCGCCCTGGAGGAGTATCTTACGCGGGAATGGCATCTCGAGGGGCGCACGGCGGTTCTCCACGACCGCCCGCCATCCCAGTTCCGTCGCACCGAGATGATCACGCAGCTGAAT CTCTTCCGCCGCATCGCTCCCACCATCACACCACCGGCGCCCGAGTGGCTCCACAGCCCCAACATCCGAAACACGTCGTTCACGGAGCTCACGCCCTCAGGCGTCAAGCTGCGTGAGGACAGGCCAGTGTTTATGGTTTCGTCGACGTCATGGACAGCGGATGAGGACTTtgggctcctcctcgaggcgctcgacatgTACCAAACGCGCAAGTCGTCACCAGAGGGAAAGAGCCTGCCTCGGGTGATGTTGATCATCACTGGGCGAGGTCCGCTGCGGAAACCCTTCGTGAAGCAGGTGGCGGAGAGAGAAAACTCAGGCAAGTGGCCTGACGTTGTCGTGCGCTGCATGTTCGTCAGCGCGCGTGACTACCCGCTGTTATTGGGTTGCGGGGACCTGGGCATCTCGATGCACCAGTCGTCGTCTGGGCGGGATCTGCCAATGAAGGTCGTCGACATGTTTGGGTGTGGCGTGCCGGTTCTTGCACGCGGTTTCGCGTGCGTTGATGAGCTGGTCAAGGACGGCATCAATGGGCGGATATTCAACACGAgcaccgagctcgcggaccAGCTCATT GATACACTCGACGGCTTCCCACATGCacccaagctcgaggcctTGGACCAGTACTTTACCCAAAGAGCTGGTGTCTCCACGCCCATGCGCCGGGTTACCCGGcccggcgtcgaggaggagtggtCGACTTGGGACGAGAACTGGGACGCAGTTAtgcgccgcggcgtccTTGACTTTAAGCGTTGGTAA
- a CDS encoding uncharacterized protein (Mago binding): MSLPPLNPEKSASGIIVDPRTLERVIPASRRKDGSVRKEQKIRDGYVPQEDVGAFRGRRQMEADARGTFVPGANGRAGARGAKENPFKADPASKSKAAVKNEKRHTKRAELRSGRNWDSEDSEDDAEATRRAIEALSVKDQPEAFPPLASSPKKELSTSPSKPLSANASAWKPVPAAATTSAWKPVPAASTVPAPADPNARMSAPVPARAPNPRRQASSIFAMQSPNRKPQKPHPIQGGRIGPCGLAHPPPLEPTPARPPRRQAASMSVADRESSWRRNAAEPPRRQPSATEPRVRQPVRMREGTGGPLADRVRSLLMQNASPDRPRRATPSTPGESK; this comes from the exons ATGTCCCTCCCGCCTCTCAACCCCGAAAAGTCGGCCTCGGGCATCATCGTCGACCCGCGAACACTGGAGCGGGTCATTCCCGCTTCACGTCGCAAGGACGGATC CGTGCGCAAGGAGCAGAAGATCCGTGACGGCTACGTCCCGCAGGAGGACGTTGGGGCGTTCCGCGGTCGGCGACAGATGGAAGCGGATGCGCGCGGCACCTTTGTCCCCGGTGCCAATGGGCGCGCTGGCGCCAGGGGAGCCAAGGAGAACCCCTTCAAGGCTGACCCGGCGAGCAAGAGCAAGGCCGCGGTCAAGAACGAGAAGCGTCATACGAAGCGCGCAGAGCTGCGCTCGGGAAGGAACTGGGACAGcgaggacagcgaggacgacgctGAGGCGACACGCAGAGCAATAGAGGCGCTGAGTGTCAAGGACCAGCCCGAGGCATTTCCCCCTCTCGCCTCGTCCCCGAAGAAGGAGCTCTCCACATCTCCCAGCAAGCCGCTCTCTGCGAACGCATCGGCGTGGAAGCCCGTCCCGGCCGCTGCAACGACGTCCGCGTGGAAGCCTGTTCCGGCTGCGTCTACCGTGCCCGCCCCTGCGGACCCTAACGCGAGAATGAGTGCGCCTGTTCCTGCGCGTGCACCCAATCCTAGGCGACAGGCATCATCCATCTTTGCGATGCAGAGCCCTAACAGAAAGCCGCAGAAGCCACACCCGATCCAGGGGGGCCGTATTGGGCCGTGCGGTCTCGCgcacccgccgccgctcgagCCGACGCCTGCCCGgcccccgcgccgccaggcAGCTTCCATGTCCGTCGCTGATCGGGAGAGCAGCTGGCGCCGTAACGCTGCTGAGCCTCCAAGGCGGCAGCCGAGCGCTACTGAGCCGCGCGTTCGCCAGCCTGTGCGCATGCGGGAAGGAACCGGTGGCCCGCTTGCCGACAGGGTGCGCAGCCTCCTCATGCAGAACGCTTCTCCCGATCGCCCACGGCGCGCGACCCCAAGCACGCCGGGCGAGTCCAAGTAA
- the RPC82 gene encoding uncharacterized protein (RNA polymerase III subunit RPC82), whose product MDGANSNSKEAVRLCEHIVRGAFGDVVCRVASTLLNRGRSNAETIARLAALPRPTANASLLILIQHSLVGSTGGSRRSVPEEEQYEFDTAECLLRLRWGRILALTESNFGEDALMVVRQLLVYGKMSFVQVVHACGADADKKRALVLRKIVVQLLRRGYLEPSSAELLILRSDQIDRRYRAKWLDKSAATGTKLHTAGALAEMRQQASSEIDDERKGYRDPAKALKEVKGKKKERERNQPEDDMWDVIEDVPLRVNYDKYNVLIRNEMLIKAAADRWNEAAGEVLRAALVASLDEQHLTKEIRTEKAVGVNNIVSNLPTSKHKLLMAGMAGSGSKNIPDIVRLYLSVMSGDDLASDNTSTRYLSHSDHSNPSYWVEVEAICTSLKASLLTELVRERIDDKAARVLAVVARAHYASETMVRDCAMIPLREARHILSELQKLSLIDIQEVPKTAAKGRSQFPGADFHLWGIDLRKAYGFLLSGVYKTSANIVQRRQKEWEKRAALLAKIDRPDVRGMDPHLYLSAKDQADYADLQNALTMLSLAEARTDHVVMMLRDLPGGIPTR is encoded by the exons atgGACGGCGCCAACTCGAATAGCAAGGAGGCTGTGCGCCTCTGCGAGCACATTGTCCGCGGCGCCTTTGGTGATGTTGTTTGT CGCGTAGCCTCGACGTTGCTCAACCGTGGTCGGTCGAATGCGGAGACGAttgcccgcctcgccgctcttcctcgcccaaCCGCAAATGCTTCTCTCTTGATACTCATCCAGCACAGTTTGGTTGGGTCCACGGGTGGGAGCCGGCGCAGCGtgcccgaggaggagcagtaTGAGTTCGACACGGCCGAGTGTTTGTTGCGTCTGCGGTGGGGACGCATTCTCGCGCTCACCGAGTCGAACTTTGGCGAAGAT GCCCTGATGGTCGTGCGCCAGTTGCTTGTCTACGGCAAGATGTCGTTCGTGCAGGTCGTGCACGCGTGCGGAGCGGATGCGGACAAGAAGC GTGCATTGGTGCTCAGGAAGATTGTGGTGCAACTACTGCGACGAGGCTACCTGGAACCGTCGTCTGCCGAGCTCCTAATCCTGCGATCAGATCAGATCGACAGGAGGTACCGC GCCAAATGGCTCGACAAGTCCGCGGCAACAGGGACGAAGCTACATACGGCAggtgcgctcgccgagatgaGGCAACAGGCCTCTTCggagatcgacgacgagcgcaaggGGTACAGGGACCCCGCGAAGGCTCTCAAGGAGGTGAAAGGCAAAAAGAAGGAGCGCGAACGTAACCagcccgaggacgacatgTGGGACGTGATCGAGGATGTGCCACTCCGCGTCAACTATGACAAGTACAACGTCCTCATCCGCAACGAGATGCTCATCAAGGCGGCAGCCGACCGGTGGAatgaggcggcgggcgaggtgCTGCGTGCGGCCCTCGTGGCGTCGTTGGACGAGCAGCACTTGACAAAGGAGATTCGCACGGAGAAGGCGGTCGGCGTCAATAACATTGTCTCGAACTTGCCCACGTCCAAGCACAAGCTTCTGATGGCTGGCATGGCCGGCAGTGGGTCCAAGAACATTCCCGATATTGTGCGGCTATACCTCTCTGTCATGAGCGGCGATGACCTTGCGTCTGACAACACGTCGACGCGTTACCTCTCACACAGCGACCACTCGAACCCGTCGTACTGGGTTGAAGTCGAGGCGATCTGCACGTCCCTAAAAGCGAGCTTGTTGACTGAGCTGGTGCGGGAACGCAtcgacgacaaggccgcTCGTGTGCTCGCTGTcgtggcgcgcgcgcactACGCGAGTGAAACGATGGTGCGCGACTGTGCGATGATTCCTTTGCGTGAAGCGCGTCACATCCTCTCGGAGCTGCAGAAGCTGTCCCTCATCGACATCCAGGAGGTGCCAAAGACCGCGGCCAAGGGCCGTAGCCAGTTCCCCGGCGCCGACTTCCATCTATGGGGTATCGACCTGCGCAAGGCGTACGGTTTCCTTCTGTCAGGGGTATACAAGACGAGTGCGAACATTGTGCAGCGCCGGCAGAAGGAGTGGGAGAAGCGTGCTGCTCTTTTGGCCAAGATCGACCGGCCAGACGTCCGGGGGATGGACCCCCACCTGTACCTCAGCGCCAAGGACCAGGCCGACTACGCCGACCTCCAGAACGCTCTCACGATGCTTTCGCTTGCTGAGGCACGGACAGACCATGTGGTGATGATGCTGCGTGACCTCCCTGGCGGTATTCCGACGAGGTAA
- the rpb3 gene encoding uncharacterized protein (RNA polymerases D), producing MNGYGSAAPNGNGDAGITIPAGVTNQPRVLVRSLNRDEVVFHLSGVDMAYANSLRRTMMADVPTICIDQVAFMQNTCPIPDEMLAHRLGLIPLISRGAGKGLRYTRDCDCDEGCYYCMVTLRLKVSAANLARGNFMAITSDMLEIIPSPNTPQQNPYGPPPEIGDEERDITANRDPDLGQPVGKGDPTATPVQIARLGVGQEIEVICKAYKGISKHHAKWQPVSAIGFEYDPYNKLRHTDYWFETDAEAEWPLSSNHVFETAPESTEPFDYNAVPGTYYYDVESVGSIPVTSVFEQACDIMIDNLAQIIQSVQEETGADAEEDEADMVEPHINGGDGYEYGGYGGGDQWGGGGGGGGGWGTGMSPLRR from the exons ATGAACGGGTACGGCAGCGCAGCCCCAAATGGCAACGGCGATGCGGGCATCACCATTCCAGCAGGTGTGACGAATCAgccgcgcgtcctcgtgcGCAGCCTGAACCGTGACGAAGTGGTGTTCCACCTCTCGGGCGTCGACATGGCGTACGCAAACAGTCTGAGGAGGACAATGATGGCAGATGTCCCAACGATCT GCATCGACCAGGTCGCGTTCATGCAGAACACTTGCCCCATCCCGGATGAGATGTTGGCgcaccgcctcggcctcattCCGCTCATCTCGCGCGGTGCAGGCAAGGGCCTGCGCTACACCCGCGACTGCGACTGTGACGAGGGGTGTTACTACTGCATGGTAACGCTGCGGCTCAAAGTATCTGCTGCCAACTTGGCTCGGGGGAACTTCATGGCCATCACGagcgacatgctcgagaTTATCCCGAGTCCAAACACT CCTCAACAAAATCCGTATGGCCCGCCACCAGAGATcggagacgaggagcgtgaTATCACCGCCAACCGCGACCCGGACTTGGGGCAGCCCGTCGGCAAGGGTGAcccgacggcgacgccaGTGCAGATTGCGCGTCTTGGCGTCGGGCAGGAGATTGAGGTCATCTGCAAGGCGTACAAG GGCATCTCGAAGCACCACGCCAAGTGGCAGCCAGTGTCGGCCATTGGCTTTGAGTACGACCCGTACAACAAGCTGAGGCATACCGACTACTGGTTCGAGACggatgccgaggctgagTGGCCGCTGAGCTCGAACCACGTATTCGAGACCGCGCCAGAGTCAACCGAGCCGTTCGACTACAACGCCGTACCCGGCACGTACTACTACGATGTGGAGAGCGTGGGCTCGATCCCCGTCACGAGCGTGTTTGAGCAGGCCTGCGACATCATGAtcgacaacctcgcgcAAATCATCCAGAGCGtgcaggaggagacgggcgcggacgcagaggaggacgaggccgacatgGTTGAGCCACACATCAATGGCGGTGACGGATACGAGTACGGGGGATACGGTGGTGGTGACCAGtggggtggcggtggtggcggcggcggagggtggGGCACGGGCATGAGCCCGCTGAGGCGGTGA
- the SPT8 gene encoding uncharacterized protein (WD domain, G-beta repeat) codes for MRSDDEEDDHFEDEDEDEDEEMREDTGNQFDDDQEMDEDEDDAEGEEGDDGEEDDDEEEEDEEEEDDEDEDEDDDDDGAGEEEDQTRPTTTAPTAEPSAQQSKEATPRSETRQPTPPQQSRRSLFVPSQPWPPSNLTIETVVGIPLPTAVHSIAASTCLSYLLTGGQDGHVRAYDFWASVNGGQVMTAQQRSIVGLGESVHKAGVGRGWWSCEVEDGTPPTKRIEPVYSLACEGDALWALAGSQSGPINLYSLRHKPGHLVHSLKGHTNVVSALQLLPGDRGVLSGSWDGGVKEWDLNSGQVVRSYPTHGAQISSLSLRPITQDTDKVPEKVGTNGDALPHVSVNVGPGFFKADREPDGDAVMAEEKPEVKEEKEPDGQENRNMPAVAESEKAAACEDDDADSLFDDDADADAEDESKPATPALQALGLALPGANPPSASASVTPAPALAPIVPSVPRPRPNLVSGAAASIPLLSPAVYKEMSNDIILASSMDGQVTLFDRREGGPVGRLIPGDRAPPWCMSAVWLGDGNQVLAGRRNGTIDIWDVRKTSSTCTSVLRTLRTPSDSGPVSCIVAFPDGKHVATASTDNIRLWNTVEYYEPEEPAKKKSSRPPFRIIAGHHGGTVSSMIVDPTSRFLITASGDRGWQGESTRVVLLHEVKW; via the exons ATGCGtagcgacgacgaggaagacgaccactttgaggacgaggatgaagatgaggat gaGGAGATGCGTGAGGATACCGGCAACCA attcgacgacgaccaggAAATggacgaagacgaggacgatgccgaaggagaggaaggcgatgatggggaggaagatgatgatgaagaggaagaagacgaggaggaagaagacgatgaggatgaggatgaggatgatgacgacgacggagctggagaagaagaggacCAGACACGCCCCACGACCACAGCACCAACAGCTGAGC CATCCGCCCAGCAGTCAAAGGAGGCGACGCCTCGCTCCGAGACCCGTCAGCCAACACCACCTCAACAGTCCCGGCGCTCGCTCTTCGTTCCGTCCCAGCCATGGCCGCCATCAAACCTCACCATCGAGACTGTTGTCGGCATTCCCCTCCCGACAGCCGTGCACTCAATAGCAGCCTCCACGTGTTTATCCTACCTCCTCACGGGTGGTCAGGATGGGCATGTGCGGGCATACGACTTCTGGGCATCGGTCAACGGCGGTCAGGTCATGACCGCGCAACAGCGCAGCATTGTCGGACTAGGCGAAAGTGTTCACAAGGCCGGTGTGGGGCGCGGATGGTGGTCTTGCGAGGTGGAAGATGGAACGCCACCTACGAAACGCATCGAGCCCGTGTACTCGCTCGcgtgcgagggcgacgcaCTGTGGGCACTGGCCGGGAGCCAGAGCGGGCCGATCAACCTCTACTCATTGCGACATAAGCCAGGACACCTCGTCCACTCGCTCAAGGGACATACGAACGTCGTTAGCGCGCTCCAATTGCTTCCGGGCGACCGTGGGGTACTTTCGGGCTCGTGGGACGGCGGGGTCAAG GAATGGGACCTCAACTCGGGGCAAGTTGTGCGCTCTTACCCCACCCACGGCGCCCAGATCAgttccctctccctccggCCCATAACGCAGGACACTGACAAGGTGCCCGAGAAGGTCGGCACTAACGGTGACGCGCTCCCACACGTGAGTGTCAACGTCGGGCCTGGGTTCTTCAAGGCGGATCGCGAGCCGGATGGCGATGCGGTGATGGCGGAAGAGAAGCcggaggtcaaggaggagaaggagccGGACGGCCAGGAAAACCGGAACATGCCTGCGGTGGCCGAGTCGGAGAAGGCTGCGGCAtgcgaggacgacgacgccgacagcttattcgacgacgacgccgacgccgatgccgaAGACGAGAGCAAGCCCGCCACCCCGGCGTTGCAGGCACTCGGTCTTGCGCTGCCGGGTGCCAACCCTccgagcgcgagtgcgagtgttacgcctgcgcctgcgctcGCACCCATAGTGCCAAGTGTGCCACGGCCAAGGCCCAACCTCGTGTcaggcgcggcggcgagcatACCCCTCCTCTCACCGGCAGTGTACAAGGAGATGTCGAACGACATCATCCTCGCTTCGAGCATGGACGGACAAGTGACGTTGTTTGATCGGCGGGAGGGTGGGCCCGTCGGGCGCCTGATCCCCGGCGACCGCGCACCTCCGTGGTGCATGAGC GCTGTCTGGCTCGGCGACGGGAACCAAGTGCTCGCTGGACGCCGAAATGGTACAATCGACATCTGGGATGTGCGCAAGACCTCGTCCACTTGCACGAGCGTGCTCCGCACCCTGCGCACGCCGTCCGACTCGGGTCCCGTGTCATGCATCGTCGCATTCCCAGACGGGAAACACGTTGCGACCGCGAGCACGGACAACATCCGGCTATGGAACACAGTCGAGTACTACGAGCCCGAGGAAccggcgaagaagaagagctcGCGGCCACCGTTCCGCATCATTGCCGGCCATCATGGTGGGACGGTCTCGAGCATGA TCGTGGACCCAACGTCGCGCTTCCTCATCACGGCGAGCGGCGACCGCGGATGGCAGGGCGAGAGCACACGTGTCGTACTCTTACATGAGGTCAAGTGGTAG